In Mytilus edulis chromosome 6, xbMytEdul2.2, whole genome shotgun sequence, the following proteins share a genomic window:
- the LOC139527406 gene encoding uncharacterized protein: MSSKLTVCGVCEYRNINKQSVVWCLECDEGLCEECKEHHTASKGSRNHSIVPVSEYQQIPSGILEITQTCPKHSEKYQIFCTKHDCPCCRRCVTETHSGCHEMDVIDDVIKNVKSSNAFLEMEQTLTELSGNLQKIRKDRQENIKSLMECRANIEKDVQQTRMSINKHLDTLQESLTKELYAVEKNESTKIENIISSIQEKERKISESQTTLDKMKQHASDLQTFLALKHIQRDVTNNDQFLESLIKEEKLKHVSMSWKNETSVENLLTGIKKMGTITLDTRSGDVTLTKRKNQQAQMMMAVTPVPTIDDIILNSRQTVKTIGKDVTSCCFLPDGRMIFSCYVSGQISVIKINGTLDFTLQQGVCASHIYFIEESQKLFVTSGTYGNCITMIDMKNRRTDLKKSIRVGSVTYGITHKDGKLFYNGCDRGLCVFSLDDDSTTQLVNATLSQYSDIAIWKDQLYFINADKSISCCDLQGEVKWKLRLEAFLRSPCGITVDNYERVYISGCGSNNVVVISPDGNKHRLMLSEKDGLNKPQSLCFDRKNNKLLVANQQNEAFIYDVSK; encoded by the coding sequence atgTCGAGTAAATTGACTGTGTGTGGTGTATGTGAATACCGCAACATCAACAAACAATCAGTGGTCTGGTGTTTAGAATGTGACGAAGGTCTTTGTGAGGAGTGTAAAGAGCATCATACGGCTTCAAAAGGATCAAGAAACCATAGTATTGTTCCAGTCTCCGAGTACCAGCAAATACCTTCCGGTATACTAGAAATTACTCAAACATGTCCAAAACACAGTGAAAAGTATCAAATATTTTGTACGAAGCATGATTGTCCATGTTGTAGACGATGCGTTACAGAAACTCATAGTGGTTGCCATGAGATGGATGTAATAGATGACgttatcaaaaatgtaaaatcatcAAATGCGTTTTTAGAGATGGAACAAACGCTGACAGAACTTTCCGGAAATTTGCAGAAAATAAGAAAAGATcgacaagaaaacataaaaagTCTGATGGAATGTAGGGCAAATATTGAAAAAGACGTTCAACAGACACGAATGTCGATAAATAAGCATCTGGATACACTGCAAGAAAGTCTGACAAAAGAATTGTATGCCGTTGAGAAAAATGAGAGCACAAAAATCGAAAACATAATATCATCCATACaagagaaagaaagaaagatTTCAGAGAGCCAAACCACTTTAGATAAAATGAAACAGCATGCTTCAGATCTGCAGACATTTTTAGCATTGAAACATATCCAGCGAGATGTCACTAACAACGATCAATTTCTTGAATCtttaataaaagaagaaaaattgaAGCATGTATCGATGTCTTGGAAAAACGAAACATCTGTGGAGAATCTACTCACTGGGATAAAGAAGATGGGAACCATTACCTTAGATACCAGGTCAGGTGATGTAACATTAACAAAAAGAAAGAACCAACAAGCCCAAATGATGATGGCTGTTACACCTGTTCCTACCATTGATGACATCATACTGAATTCAAGACAGACCGTCAAAACAATTGGTAAAGATGTCACTAGTTGCTGCTTTCTTCCTGATGGCAGAATGATTTTTTCCTGTTATGTTAGTGGCCAAATTTCTGTAATAAAAATTAACGGCACTCTAGATTTTACATTGCAGCAAGGAGTTTGTGCATCTCATATCTACTTTATCGAAGAAAGCCAAAAACTCTTCGTTACAAGTGGGACTTATGGCAACTGTATTACGATGATTGATATGAAGAATAGAAGAACAGATCTAAAGAAATCGATTAGGGTTGGATCAGTTACTTATGGAATAACTCACAAAGATGGGAAATTGTTCTATAATGGATGTGATCGTGGATTATGTGTTTTTAGTTTAGATGACGACTCTACAACCCAGCTAGTTAACGCTACCTTGTCTCAATATAGCGACATTGCAATATGGAAAGATCAACTTTATTTCATAAATGCGGATAAGTCAATATCATGCTGTGATCTTCAAGGAGAAGTTAAATGGAAATTAAGACTTGAAGCATTTCTTAGATCGCCCTGTGGTATAACAGTGGACAATTACGAACGTGTTTACATATCGGGCTGTGGTTCTAACAATGTCGTCGTGATTTCACCAGATGGAAACAAACATCGATTAATGCTGTCAGAAAAAGATGGTCTTAATAAACCACAGTCGTTATGCTTCGATCGAAAAAATAACAAGTTACTTGTTGCAAACCAACAGAATGAGGCCTTTATTTATGACGTGTCAAAATGA